Part of the bacterium genome is shown below.
TGAAAAAATGGCAAAAAAAGAAGAAATGACATATTCCAACGCCCTTGCTGAACTTGAAGAGATAGTTGCTCTGATTGAAAATGAAGATATAGAGATGGACAGTCTTCTTGAAAAGGTTAAAAGAGCTTCGTTGTTGCTAAAAGTATGTAGAGCAAAACTAAGAGAAACGGAAGAAGAAGTAAAAAAGGTACTTGTGGATATAGGCGAAGAAAAGGAAGAATAAGGGACAAAAAAGTATGTGGTGTCTACTCACTCTGGTACTACGGCG
Proteins encoded:
- the xseB gene encoding exodeoxyribonuclease VII small subunit is translated as MAKKEEMTYSNALAELEEIVALIENEDIEMDSLLEKVKRASLLLKVCRAKLRETEEEVKKVLVDIGEEKEE